A genomic segment from Pseudomonas mendocina encodes:
- the mreD gene encoding rod shape-determining protein MreD has translation MVGARPRNGWVIWLTLAFALLLSVAPLLEFMQVGRPLCVALILTYWVLALPHRVGLTTAWGLGLAQDVLLGTLLGQNALILTLITFLVLSLHQRLRMFPMWQQSMVLMVVFGLAQLVQLWLNALTGSRPPTLAFILPAVVSALLWPWICVILRGLHLRLNVN, from the coding sequence ATGGTCGGTGCAAGACCACGTAATGGCTGGGTGATCTGGCTGACCCTGGCCTTCGCGTTGCTGCTCAGCGTGGCGCCGCTGCTCGAGTTCATGCAGGTCGGCCGCCCGCTGTGCGTCGCCCTGATTCTCACCTACTGGGTGCTGGCCCTGCCGCATCGCGTCGGTCTGACCACGGCCTGGGGGCTAGGCCTGGCGCAGGACGTGCTGCTCGGCACGTTGCTCGGGCAGAACGCGCTGATCCTCACGCTGATCACCTTCCTGGTGCTGAGCTTGCACCAGCGTCTGCGCATGTTCCCCATGTGGCAGCAGAGCATGGTGCTGATGGTGGTGTTCGGCCTCGCCCAGCTGGTTCAACTGTGGCTCAACGCCCTGACCGGCAGCCGTCCGCCAACCCTGGCCTTCATTCTGCCGGCGGTGGTCAGCGCGCTGCTATGGCCCTGGATCTGCGTCATTTTGCGTGGTCTGCACCTGCGCCTCAACGTCAACTGA
- a CDS encoding calcium/sodium antiporter: MTLMTYVYLIAGLVLLVAGAEVLVRGAAKLAAQFGIPPLVIGLTVVAFGTSAPETAVSVQSAFNGSGDLAIGNVIGSNIANVLLILGVTALVAPLVVSRQLIRLDVPIMIGASLVTFGLAWDGELSRLDGALLFAGVLAYTGFLIYGARKEKAGDDDEFAKEFGLDESPKPYAWAINLGLVIAGLVLLVTGSNFLVEGAVQLARALGLSELVIGLTVIAVGTSLPELATSIIAAFKGERDIAVGNIVGSNIFNLLCVLGLASLVSPAAIPVAANALAFDFPVMIAVAVACLPIFFSGYRINRWEGLLFLAYYVAYTLYLVLFSTGRPQAETFGDAMIGYVLPLTAITLVIIAGRAWHKQRGEQV, encoded by the coding sequence ATGACCCTGATGACCTATGTCTACCTGATCGCCGGCCTGGTGCTGCTGGTAGCCGGTGCCGAAGTGCTGGTGCGCGGCGCCGCCAAGCTGGCCGCACAGTTCGGCATCCCTCCCCTGGTGATCGGCCTGACCGTGGTGGCCTTCGGCACCAGCGCGCCGGAAACCGCGGTCAGCGTGCAATCGGCATTCAACGGCAGCGGCGACCTGGCCATTGGCAACGTCATCGGCAGCAATATCGCCAACGTCCTGCTTATCCTCGGTGTGACGGCCCTGGTCGCGCCGCTGGTTGTCTCGCGCCAGCTGATTCGCCTCGATGTGCCGATCATGATCGGCGCCAGCCTGGTCACCTTCGGCCTGGCCTGGGACGGCGAACTGAGTCGCCTCGATGGCGCCCTGCTGTTCGCTGGCGTTCTGGCCTACACCGGCTTCCTGATCTATGGCGCACGCAAGGAAAAGGCCGGCGATGACGATGAATTCGCCAAGGAATTCGGCCTCGACGAATCCCCCAAACCCTATGCCTGGGCAATCAACCTGGGCCTGGTCATCGCGGGCCTGGTGCTGCTGGTGACGGGTTCCAACTTCCTGGTCGAAGGCGCCGTGCAACTGGCTCGCGCATTGGGCCTGTCGGAGTTGGTGATCGGCCTGACCGTGATCGCCGTAGGCACCTCACTACCCGAGCTGGCGACCTCGATCATTGCCGCCTTCAAGGGCGAGCGAGACATCGCCGTAGGCAACATCGTCGGCAGCAACATCTTCAACCTGCTCTGCGTGCTGGGTCTGGCCTCGCTGGTCTCGCCGGCAGCCATTCCGGTCGCTGCCAATGCCCTGGCCTTCGACTTCCCGGTAATGATCGCCGTGGCGGTGGCCTGCCTGCCGATCTTCTTCAGCGGCTATCGCATCAACCGCTGGGAAGGCCTGTTGTTTCTCGCCTACTACGTGGCCTACACCCTGTATCTGGTGCTGTTCAGCACCGGCCGCCCGCAGGCCGAAACCTTTGGTGACGCGATGATCGGCTACGTGCTGCCGCTCACCGCCATCACCCTGGTGATCATCGCCGGGCGTGCCTGGCACAAACAACGTGGCGAGCAGGTGTGA
- the gatA gene encoding Asp-tRNA(Asn)/Glu-tRNA(Gln) amidotransferase subunit GatA, producing MHQLTLAEIAKGLAAKQFSAEELTRSLLTRIEQLDPQLNSFITVTQDLALQQAKAADARRSAGENGALLGAPIAHKDLFCTNGVLTSCGSKILTGFKAPYDATVVDKLKSAGTVTLGKLNMDEFAMGSANESSHYGPVKNPWDTSRVPGGSSGGSAAAVAARLLPAATGTDTGGSIRQPAALTNLTGIKPTYGRVSRWGMIAYASSLDQGGPLARTAEDCALLLGAMAGFDPKDSTSVDQPVDDYLAALAQPLAGLRIGLPKEYFGAGLDARIGEKVMAVVEELKKLGASVKDISLPNMQHAIPAYYVIAPAEASSNLSRFDGVRFGYRCENPVNLEDLYKRSRGEGFGAEVKRRIMVGTYALSAGYYDAYYIKAQQIRRLIKNDFVAAFNDVDVILGPTTPNLAWKIGEKGGDPVSAYLEDIYTITANLAGIPGLSMPAGFVDGLPVGVQLLGNYFQEGRLLNVAHQYQQVTDWHQQAPTGF from the coding sequence ATGCATCAACTGACTCTGGCCGAGATCGCCAAGGGCCTTGCGGCCAAGCAATTCTCCGCCGAAGAACTGACCCGCAGCCTGCTGACGCGCATCGAACAGCTCGACCCGCAGCTCAACAGTTTCATCACCGTTACCCAAGACCTCGCTCTGCAGCAGGCCAAGGCCGCCGACGCCCGCCGCAGCGCCGGTGAAAACGGCGCCCTGCTCGGCGCGCCGATCGCGCACAAGGACCTGTTCTGCACCAACGGCGTGCTGACTTCCTGCGGCTCGAAGATCCTCACCGGCTTCAAGGCGCCCTATGACGCCACCGTGGTCGACAAGCTCAAATCCGCCGGCACCGTCACCCTCGGCAAGCTGAACATGGACGAATTCGCCATGGGCTCGGCCAACGAATCCAGCCACTACGGCCCGGTGAAGAACCCCTGGGACACCAGCCGCGTACCTGGCGGCTCTTCGGGCGGCTCCGCCGCAGCGGTTGCCGCGCGCCTGCTGCCGGCCGCCACCGGCACCGACACCGGCGGTTCGATCCGCCAGCCAGCCGCACTGACCAACCTCACCGGCATCAAGCCGACCTACGGCCGCGTTTCGCGCTGGGGCATGATCGCCTATGCCTCCAGCCTCGATCAGGGCGGCCCGCTGGCCCGCACCGCCGAGGACTGCGCCCTGCTGCTCGGTGCCATGGCCGGTTTCGACCCCAAGGATTCGACCAGCGTCGACCAGCCGGTCGATGACTACCTGGCGGCGCTGGCCCAGCCGCTGGCCGGCCTGCGCATCGGCCTGCCCAAGGAATACTTCGGCGCCGGCCTCGACGCCCGTATTGGCGAGAAAGTCATGGCTGTGGTCGAGGAACTGAAAAAGCTCGGCGCCAGCGTCAAGGACATCTCGCTGCCAAACATGCAGCACGCGATCCCCGCCTATTACGTGATCGCCCCGGCCGAAGCCAGTTCCAACCTGTCGCGCTTCGACGGCGTGCGCTTCGGCTATCGCTGCGAGAACCCGGTCAACCTCGAAGACCTGTACAAGCGCTCGCGTGGCGAAGGCTTCGGTGCGGAAGTCAAACGCCGCATCATGGTCGGTACCTACGCCCTGTCCGCCGGTTACTACGACGCCTACTACATCAAGGCCCAGCAGATCCGCCGCCTGATCAAGAACGACTTCGTCGCTGCGTTCAACGATGTCGACGTGATCCTCGGCCCGACCACGCCAAACCTGGCGTGGAAGATCGGCGAGAAAGGTGGCGACCCGGTTTCTGCCTATCTGGAAGACATCTACACCATCACCGCCAACCTCGCCGGTATTCCCGGCCTGTCGATGCCGGCCGGCTTCGTCGATGGCCTGCCGGTCGGTGTGCAACTGCTCGGCAACTACTTCCAGGAAGGTCGTCTGCTCAACGTCGCGCATCAGTACCAACAGGTCACTGACTGGCACCAACAAGCACCGACTGGTTTCTGA
- a CDS encoding Maf family protein has translation MAELFLASASPRRRELLAQIAVPCVTQIASIDENPLPDEPAAAYVERLAREKARAGLRALGERSDAVVLGADTAVVLDGRILGKPADFAESRAMLQALSGRSHQVLTAVALVGDGREAARVVSSEVSFRPISEAEIEAYWASGEPCDKAGSYGIQGLAAVFVSRLQGSYSAVVGLPLCETAELLGEFGIACWQLSAKGHPERTGDGNAVAK, from the coding sequence ATGGCCGAGCTGTTTCTGGCCTCTGCTTCGCCCCGCCGTCGTGAATTGCTGGCCCAGATCGCTGTGCCGTGCGTCACGCAAATCGCCTCGATAGACGAAAATCCGTTGCCAGACGAGCCTGCGGCGGCCTATGTAGAGCGTCTGGCCCGAGAAAAGGCGCGAGCCGGCCTGCGTGCATTGGGCGAGCGTTCCGATGCCGTGGTGCTGGGTGCCGATACCGCTGTCGTGCTGGATGGGCGCATTCTTGGCAAACCGGCAGATTTCGCCGAGTCTCGGGCCATGCTGCAGGCCCTGTCTGGGCGAAGCCATCAGGTACTGACCGCCGTTGCGCTGGTCGGCGATGGACGTGAGGCTGCGCGGGTAGTCAGCAGCGAAGTGAGTTTCCGCCCTATCAGCGAAGCTGAAATCGAGGCGTACTGGGCCAGCGGCGAGCCATGTGACAAGGCGGGCAGCTATGGTATCCAGGGGCTGGCGGCGGTATTCGTCAGCCGGTTGCAGGGTAGTTATTCGGCGGTGGTCGGTTTGCCGCTGTGCGAAACGGCCGAGCTGCTTGGCGAGTTCGGTATTGCCTGCTGGCAGTTGTCGGCGAAAGGGCACCCAGAAAGAACAGGCGATGGCAACGCGGTGGCCAAATAG
- the rng gene encoding ribonuclease G — protein sequence MSEEILINITPMESRVAVVENGVLQEVHVERTQKRGIVGNIYKGKVVRVLPGMQAAFVDIGLERAAFIHASEISTREGAAVEPISALVHEGQSLVVQVTKDPIGSKGARLTTQLSIPSRYLVYMPRTSHVGISLKIEDEAERERLKQVVADCVAAEGIEEAGGFILRTAAEGAGADEILIDIRYLRRLWDQIGAQIQNAKAPVVIYEDLSLALRTLRDLVSPRTEKIRVDSRETFQKITQFVAELMPEIADRLEHYPGERPIFDLYGVEDEIQRALERKVPLKSGGYLVVDPAEAMSTIDVNTGAFVGHRTLEETIFKTNLEAATAIARQLRLRNLGGIIIIDFIDMEDEEHQRQVLRTLEKQLERDHAKTNIIGITELGLVQMTRKRTRESLEQILCEPCTACQGRGKLKTPETICYEIFREILREARAYQAESYRVLANQKVVDRLLDEESGNVADLEAFIGRTIKFQVETMYSQEQYDVVLL from the coding sequence ATGAGCGAAGAGATTCTGATCAATATCACGCCGATGGAGTCGCGCGTGGCCGTGGTGGAAAACGGCGTGCTGCAGGAAGTTCACGTCGAGCGTACGCAGAAGCGCGGCATTGTCGGCAATATCTACAAGGGCAAGGTGGTGCGGGTGCTGCCAGGCATGCAGGCGGCATTCGTCGACATTGGCCTGGAGCGCGCAGCTTTCATCCATGCCTCGGAAATCTCCACCCGCGAAGGTGCGGCGGTGGAGCCGATCAGTGCACTGGTCCACGAAGGGCAGAGTCTGGTGGTGCAGGTCACCAAGGACCCCATCGGCAGCAAAGGCGCGCGCCTGACCACCCAGTTGTCGATTCCCTCGCGCTATTTGGTGTACATGCCGCGTACCAGTCATGTCGGCATTTCTCTGAAGATCGAAGATGAAGCCGAGCGCGAGCGCCTCAAGCAAGTGGTCGCCGATTGCGTCGCGGCCGAAGGTATAGAGGAAGCCGGTGGCTTCATCCTGCGCACCGCTGCCGAGGGGGCAGGCGCTGACGAGATACTTATCGATATCCGCTACTTGCGCCGCCTCTGGGACCAGATCGGCGCGCAGATCCAGAATGCCAAGGCGCCGGTGGTGATCTACGAGGATCTGTCCCTGGCGCTGCGTACTCTGCGCGACCTGGTCAGCCCACGCACCGAGAAGATTCGCGTGGACTCGCGGGAAACCTTCCAGAAGATCACCCAGTTCGTTGCCGAGCTGATGCCGGAAATTGCCGATCGCCTGGAGCACTACCCTGGCGAGCGGCCGATCTTCGATCTGTATGGTGTCGAGGATGAAATCCAGCGTGCTCTGGAGCGCAAGGTACCGCTTAAGTCCGGCGGCTACCTGGTGGTCGATCCGGCCGAGGCGATGAGCACCATCGACGTCAATACCGGCGCTTTCGTCGGTCATCGCACGCTTGAGGAAACCATCTTCAAGACCAATCTCGAGGCCGCTACCGCCATTGCCCGTCAGCTGCGCCTGCGCAACCTGGGCGGCATCATCATCATCGATTTCATCGACATGGAAGACGAGGAGCATCAGCGCCAGGTGCTGCGCACCCTGGAGAAGCAGCTCGAGCGTGACCATGCCAAGACCAACATCATTGGCATCACCGAGCTTGGCCTGGTGCAGATGACGCGCAAGCGCACCCGCGAAAGCCTCGAACAGATCCTCTGCGAGCCCTGCACCGCCTGCCAGGGGCGCGGCAAGTTGAAAACCCCCGAGACCATCTGTTACGAAATCTTCCGCGAAATTCTGCGAGAGGCACGCGCCTATCAGGCAGAAAGTTATCGTGTATTGGCCAATCAGAAGGTGGTTGATCGTCTGCTCGATGAAGAATCGGGCAACGTCGCCGATCTGGAAGCCTTTATCGGGCGTACTATCAAATTCCAGGTGGAAACCATGTATTCCCAGGAACAGTACGACGTGGTGCTGCTCTGA
- the gatB gene encoding Asp-tRNA(Asn)/Glu-tRNA(Gln) amidotransferase subunit GatB: MQWETVIGLEIHAQLSTQSKIFSASATSFGAEPNTQASLIDLGMPGTLPVLNAEAVRMACKFGLAIDAEIGARNVFARKNYFYPDLPKGYQTSQMDHPIVGKGHLDITLEDGTVKRIGITRAHLEEDAGKSLHEDFHGMSGIDLNRAGTPLLEIVSEPDIRSAKEAVAYVKAIHALVRYLGICDGNMAEGSLRCDCNVSVRPKGQEAFGTRAEIKNVNSFRFIEKAINHEIQRQIELIEDGGKVIQETRLYDPNKDETRSMRGKEEANDYRYFPCPDLLPVVIEQSFLDEVRSQLPELPTQKRERFQSQYGLSTYDASVLSSSREMAEYFEEVAKVCGDAKLAANWVMGELSSLLNKEGLEIEQSPVSAEHLGGMILRIKDNTISGKIAKMVFEAMAAGEGSADAIIESKGLKQVTDSGAIEKMLDEVLAANAEQVEQYRASDEAKRGKMFGFFVGQAMKASKGKANPGQVNELLKKKLEG; encoded by the coding sequence ATGCAATGGGAAACAGTGATCGGGCTTGAGATTCACGCTCAGCTCAGCACCCAATCGAAGATCTTCTCGGCCAGCGCCACCAGCTTCGGCGCCGAGCCCAACACCCAGGCCAGCCTGATCGACCTCGGCATGCCCGGCACCCTGCCGGTGCTCAATGCCGAAGCCGTGCGCATGGCCTGCAAGTTCGGTCTGGCCATCGATGCCGAGATCGGCGCGCGTAACGTCTTCGCCCGTAAGAACTACTTCTACCCGGACCTGCCCAAGGGCTACCAGACCAGCCAGATGGATCACCCCATCGTCGGCAAGGGCCATCTGGACATCACCCTGGAAGACGGCACCGTCAAGCGCATCGGCATTACCCGTGCGCATCTGGAAGAGGATGCCGGCAAGAGCCTGCACGAAGACTTCCACGGCATGAGCGGTATCGACCTGAACCGTGCCGGCACCCCGCTGCTGGAGATCGTCTCCGAGCCGGACATCCGTTCGGCCAAGGAAGCGGTGGCCTACGTCAAGGCCATCCACGCACTGGTGCGTTACCTGGGCATCTGCGACGGCAACATGGCCGAAGGCTCGCTGCGCTGCGACTGCAACGTTTCCGTGCGGCCGAAAGGCCAGGAAGCCTTCGGCACCCGCGCCGAGATCAAGAACGTCAACTCCTTCCGCTTCATCGAGAAGGCCATCAACCACGAGATCCAGCGCCAGATCGAACTGATCGAGGACGGTGGCAAGGTCATACAGGAAACCCGCCTGTACGACCCGAACAAGGACGAAACCCGCTCCATGCGTGGCAAGGAAGAAGCCAACGACTACCGTTACTTCCCCTGCCCCGACCTGCTGCCGGTGGTGATCGAGCAGAGCTTCCTCGACGAAGTGCGCAGCCAGTTGCCGGAGTTGCCGACGCAGAAGCGCGAGCGTTTCCAGAGCCAGTACGGCCTGTCCACCTACGATGCCAGCGTCCTCTCGTCCAGCCGCGAAATGGCCGAGTACTTCGAGGAAGTGGCCAAGGTCTGTGGCGACGCGAAGCTGGCTGCCAACTGGGTGATGGGCGAGCTGTCCAGCCTGCTCAACAAGGAAGGCCTGGAGATCGAGCAGTCGCCGGTGTCCGCCGAGCACCTGGGTGGCATGATCCTGCGCATCAAGGACAACACCATCAGCGGCAAGATCGCCAAGATGGTGTTCGAGGCCATGGCCGCCGGTGAAGGCAGCGCCGATGCGATCATCGAGAGCAAGGGCCTCAAGCAGGTCACCGACTCCGGCGCCATCGAGAAGATGCTCGATGAGGTGCTGGCCGCCAACGCCGAGCAGGTCGAGCAGTACCGCGCCAGCGACGAAGCCAAGCGCGGCAAGATGTTCGGCTTCTTCGTCGGCCAGGCCATGAAAGCCTCCAAGGGCAAGGCCAACCCGGGGCAAGTGAACGAACTGCTGAAGAAGAAGCTCGAAGGCTGA
- the mreC gene encoding rod shape-determining protein MreC, whose protein sequence is MLVFAVLSAVLMVVDARFDTLKPVRSMMGMVLTPLYELAEMPVRAWEGATQQISSRSELLAENEKLKAEALLLQRRLQKLATLTEQNVRLRELLNSAALVDEEVLVSELIGVDPNPYTHRILIDKGEKDCVDESKKNCVFLGQPVLDARGLMGQVVEVMPYTSRVLLLTDNTHSIPVQVNRNGLRAIAVGTGNPESLELRHVADTADIKEGDLLVSSGMGQRFPAGYPVATVKEVIHDSGQPFAIVRATPTAALNRSRYLLLVFSDRRSPEQRASDSAKAQEAADREAAQERTQGEPVPESSAAPAADVPAQEAN, encoded by the coding sequence ATGTTGGTATTTGCCGTATTGTCGGCAGTGCTGATGGTGGTCGACGCCCGCTTCGATACGCTCAAACCTGTGCGTAGCATGATGGGCATGGTGTTGACGCCCCTGTACGAACTGGCCGAGATGCCTGTGCGAGCCTGGGAAGGCGCGACCCAGCAAATTTCCTCGCGCAGCGAATTGCTGGCCGAAAACGAGAAGCTCAAGGCCGAAGCCCTGTTGCTGCAGCGCCGCCTGCAGAAGTTGGCGACCCTTACCGAGCAGAACGTGCGTCTGCGCGAGCTGCTCAATTCTGCAGCGTTGGTGGACGAGGAGGTACTGGTCAGCGAACTGATCGGCGTCGATCCCAACCCCTACACGCATCGCATCCTGATCGACAAGGGTGAGAAGGACTGCGTCGACGAGAGCAAGAAAAACTGCGTGTTCCTCGGTCAGCCGGTGCTCGATGCGCGTGGCCTGATGGGCCAGGTGGTGGAAGTCATGCCCTATACCTCGCGCGTATTGCTGCTCACCGACAATACCCACAGCATTCCCGTGCAGGTCAACCGTAACGGCCTGCGCGCCATCGCTGTCGGCACCGGCAACCCGGAAAGCCTCGAGCTGCGCCACGTCGCCGATACCGCTGACATCAAGGAAGGCGATCTGCTGGTCAGCTCCGGCATGGGCCAGCGTTTCCCGGCCGGCTACCCGGTCGCCACGGTCAAGGAAGTCATCCACGACTCCGGCCAGCCGTTCGCCATCGTTCGCGCCACGCCGACCGCGGCGCTCAATCGCAGCCGTTACCTGCTGCTGGTGTTCTCTGATCGCCGCAGCCCGGAACAACGTGCCTCGGATTCGGCCAAGGCTCAGGAAGCCGCCGACCGCGAGGCCGCGCAGGAGCGTACTCAGGGTGAGCCGGTGCCAGAGTCGAGCGCCGCTCCGGCCGCGGATGTTCCCGCACAGGAGGCGAACTGA
- the gatC gene encoding Asp-tRNA(Asn)/Glu-tRNA(Gln) amidotransferase subunit GatC codes for MALERSEVEKIAHLARLGLNEGDIPQTTETLNNILGLIDQMQAVDTQGIEPLAHPLEATQRLRADVVNESNHRDAYQAIAPAVESGLYLVPKVIE; via the coding sequence ATGGCGCTTGAACGCTCCGAGGTGGAAAAAATCGCCCACCTGGCCCGCCTGGGTCTGAACGAAGGCGATATTCCGCAAACCACCGAGACCCTGAACAACATCCTCGGTCTGATCGACCAGATGCAGGCCGTCGACACCCAGGGCATCGAACCCCTGGCCCACCCGCTGGAAGCCACCCAGCGCCTGCGTGCCGACGTGGTCAACGAGAGCAACCATCGCGACGCCTACCAGGCCATCGCCCCGGCCGTGGAAAGCGGCCTGTACCTCGTGCCGAAAGTCATCGAATAA
- a CDS encoding septal ring lytic transglycosylase RlpA family protein: MNIRNPDAIRECSPARIASALRSYALLGALALLTGCSTLGGGAGGSETGKASYYGDRHHGQRTASGERFDQNALTAAHRTLPFGTRVRVTNLNNERSVVLRINDRGPFVRGRVIDVSRAAAVRLDMLRAGVVPVRVETLD; encoded by the coding sequence ATGAATATCCGTAACCCGGATGCAATCCGGGAATGCTCGCCCGCCCGAATCGCATCCGCGTTGCGCAGCTACGCCCTGCTCGGTGCGCTTGCCCTGCTCACCGGTTGTTCCACCCTTGGCGGCGGTGCAGGCGGTAGCGAAACCGGCAAGGCCTCCTACTACGGTGATCGCCACCACGGCCAGCGCACCGCCAGTGGCGAGCGCTTCGATCAGAACGCCTTGACTGCCGCGCATCGCACCCTGCCGTTCGGCACTCGCGTGCGGGTGACCAACCTGAACAATGAACGCAGCGTCGTATTGCGCATCAATGATCGTGGGCCCTTCGTACGCGGCCGCGTGATCGACGTTTCACGGGCTGCCGCCGTGCGCCTGGACATGCTGCGTGCAGGGGTGGTGCCGGTGCGGGTCGAGACGCTGGACTGA
- the mreB gene encoding rod shape-determining protein MreB, with protein MFKKLRGMFSSDLSIDLGTANTLIYVRERGIVLNEPSVVAIRTHGNQKSVVAVGTEAKRMLGRTPGNISAIRPMKDGVIADFSVCEKMLQYFINKVHENSFLQPSPRVLICVPCKSTQVERRAIRESALGAGAREVFLIEEPMAAAIGAGLPVEEARGSMVVDIGGGTTEIALISLNGVVYAESVRVGGDRFDEAIITYVRRNYGSLIGEGTAERIKQEIGTAYPGGEIREVDVRGRNLAEGVPRSFTLNSNEVLEALQESLATIVQAVKSALEQSPPELASDIAERGLVLTGGGALLRDLDKLLSQETGLPVIVAEDPLTCVARGGGKALEMMDRHAMDLLSTE; from the coding sequence ATGTTCAAGAAACTGCGTGGCATGTTTTCCAGCGATCTGTCGATCGACCTGGGCACTGCCAATACCCTTATTTATGTGCGCGAGCGCGGTATCGTCCTGAATGAGCCGTCCGTGGTCGCTATCCGTACCCATGGCAACCAGAAGAGTGTCGTGGCCGTCGGCACCGAGGCCAAGCGCATGCTCGGCCGCACCCCCGGTAACATTTCCGCGATTCGTCCGATGAAGGATGGCGTGATCGCCGACTTCAGCGTCTGCGAGAAGATGCTGCAGTACTTCATCAACAAGGTTCACGAGAACAGCTTCCTGCAGCCGTCGCCGCGCGTGCTTATTTGCGTGCCGTGCAAATCGACCCAGGTCGAGCGCCGCGCCATCCGTGAATCGGCCCTGGGCGCTGGTGCCCGTGAAGTGTTCCTGATCGAAGAACCGATGGCCGCTGCCATCGGTGCCGGCCTGCCGGTCGAAGAGGCCCGCGGTTCGATGGTCGTCGACATTGGCGGCGGTACCACCGAGATCGCCCTGATTTCCCTGAACGGCGTGGTCTATGCCGAGTCCGTTCGCGTCGGCGGCGACCGCTTCGACGAAGCCATCATCACCTATGTGCGCCGCAACTACGGTTCGCTGATCGGTGAGGGCACCGCCGAGCGGATCAAGCAGGAAATCGGCACTGCCTACCCGGGCGGCGAGATCCGCGAAGTCGACGTACGCGGCCGCAACCTGGCCGAGGGCGTACCGCGCAGCTTCACCCTGAATTCCAACGAAGTGCTCGAAGCGCTGCAGGAGTCCCTGGCGACCATCGTTCAGGCGGTCAAGAGCGCCTTGGAGCAATCGCCGCCCGAGCTGGCCTCGGACATCGCCGAGCGCGGCCTGGTGCTGACCGGTGGTGGCGCGCTGCTGCGTGACCTGGACAAGCTGCTCTCCCAGGAAACCGGTCTGCCGGTGATCGTTGCCGAAGACCCGCTGACCTGCGTCGCCCGTGGCGGCGGCAAGGCCCTGGAAATGATGGATCGCCACGCCATGGACCTGCTCTCCACCGAGTGA